GATGTCGTGCCGGGTCAGCTTTTCAGGCCGCCCTGCGTCAGTCCCTGCACGAAGCGCCGCTGCAAGGCCAGGAACATCGCCACGATGGGAAAGATCATCATCAACGACGCGGCGCTGGTCAGGGTCCAGTCGCGGCCGAAGCGCACCGTGAACGCCTGGTAGCTGGTGACCACCGTGAACTTCTCGGTCTTGGTCAGGAACACCGTGGCGATCAGGAACTCGTTCCAGATGTTCATCGAGTTGACCAGCGCCACGGTCAGGAACGCGGGCCAGGTCAGCGGCACCATGATGCGCCAGAAGATGCCCAGTTCGCCGGCCCCCTCCACGCGGGCGGCATCGCGGAAATCGTCGGGAATCTGCAGGAAGTAGGAGCGCATCAGGAACATCGAGAACGGCGACCCCAGCGCGATGTATATCAGGATCACGCCCAAGTGAGTGTTCACCAGGCCGAGCCGCAGCCAGAACGAGAACAGCGGCACCAGGAAGAGCTGGATCGGCAGGCTCTGCAGCACCAACAGGTAGACGATGAGGACGTTCACGGCGCCGCGCGACAGGTCCAGCTTGGACATGCTGTAGGCGGCCGGTCCGCCCAGTACCAGGATGCCGGCGACGCTGCCCACCACCAGCAGCAGGGTGTTGGGGACGGTACGCGCGAAGCTGCCCCTGACCCATGCCTGCACGAAGTTGTCGAGATTGATGCTGCGCGGGAATCCGAGCGGGTTGAGCGCCATGTCCGCCGCCGTCTTCACCGAGTTGAACACCAGCACCAGGATCGGATACAGCGCGAACACCAGCAGCAGCGACAAGACCGCGTAGCTGAAGAATGTGCGGCCACGCAGGTTGCGGTTCATATCTCCCACCCTCGGCGGCGCAGGATCACGAACATCACGATGAACACCGACGAGATCAGGCTCAGCAGCAGGCCGATGGCGGTGGCGTAGCCGGCGTCGAAGCGCAGGAACGCGTGCTTCATCACCAGCGTGTTGAGCACCTCCGACGACCCGGCCGGACCGCCCCGGGTCAGCAGCCAGACGAAGTCGAACACCATGAAGGTCCAGATGCTGACCATCAGGATCAGGAACATGAGCGTGGGCCGGATACCCGGCAGGCTGATGTGCCAGAACTCCTGCCAGGCGCTCGCGCCGTCCACCCGCGCCGACTCGTACAGCTCAATGGAGATGTTCTGCAGCGCCGCCAGCAGCAGCAGCATGATGAACACCCACCAGCGCCAGTTGTCGATGAAGAACACCGCGGCCAGCGAGGTCTCCGGGATGCCGAGGAAGGCGATGTCGAGGCCGGGGATGCCGATGGCGGCAAGCTGCGCACCGATGCCGAGGTCGGGATTGAGCAGGTTGCGCCAGATTCCCGCCACCACCACGCTCGGCAGGATGTAGGGGATGAACAGCAACGTGCGGAACGTGAGGCTGGCCTTGCTGATGAACCCCAGCAGCGTCGCCGCCAGCAGCGCCATGGCAAAGGTGAACACCGAAAAGGAGAGCCACAGCCAGTTGTGCCAGAACGCCTGCCAGAAGGCGCGGTCCTCGAACAGGAGCTTGCGGAAGTTCTCCAGCCCGATGAACTCCGCCGCCCCGATGCCCGACCACTCGGTCATCGAGTAGTAGACGGCGCTCACCGACGGGCTGATCTTGACGACGAAGTGCAGCAGCAGGATCGGGACGATGAACGCCCAGGCGATCAGGCGCGACCTGCTCATGGTCATGGCTCAGGTGACATGGGCGACCGCCCGCGGCGGCCCGCCGTGGGCCACCGCAGCGGTCTTGTCCAAGTTGGGGAGCTCGCCGGCAGCGAGCTCATGCAGC
Above is a genomic segment from Spirochaetaceae bacterium containing:
- a CDS encoding sugar ABC transporter permease, whose product is MSRSRLIAWAFIVPILLLHFVVKISPSVSAVYYSMTEWSGIGAAEFIGLENFRKLLFEDRAFWQAFWHNWLWLSFSVFTFAMALLAATLLGFISKASLTFRTLLFIPYILPSVVVAGIWRNLLNPDLGIGAQLAAIGIPGLDIAFLGIPETSLAAVFFIDNWRWWVFIMLLLLAALQNISIELYESARVDGASAWQEFWHISLPGIRPTLMFLILMVSIWTFMVFDFVWLLTRGGPAGSSEVLNTLVMKHAFLRFDAGYATAIGLLLSLISSVFIVMFVILRRRGWEI
- a CDS encoding carbohydrate ABC transporter permease, with translation MNRNLRGRTFFSYAVLSLLLVFALYPILVLVFNSVKTAADMALNPLGFPRSINLDNFVQAWVRGSFARTVPNTLLLVVGSVAGILVLGGPAAYSMSKLDLSRGAVNVLIVYLLVLQSLPIQLFLVPLFSFWLRLGLVNTHLGVILIYIALGSPFSMFLMRSYFLQIPDDFRDAARVEGAGELGIFWRIMVPLTWPAFLTVALVNSMNIWNEFLIATVFLTKTEKFTVVTSYQAFTVRFGRDWTLTSAASLMMIFPIVAMFLALQRRFVQGLTQGGLKS